A genomic window from Nocardioides rotundus includes:
- a CDS encoding long-chain-fatty-acid--CoA ligase — protein sequence MNVTDLLVRSAADHPDRPALRAGDRVLTYRELDEASARMADLVQVYGVTPGARVGVMLPNVPEFAVVYYGVLRAGGVVVPLNPLLKAREVAFHLTDAGAGLLVAAEAAAPEAKAGAEEALDAPVIVVDDDFLPELSEREPATDVVDRDPQDTAVLLYTSGTTGKPKGAELTHDNLVRNVEVSQSDLLQLTPDDVVFGGLPLFHAFGQTVTLNTTIAQGAVLVLLARFAPAAALDLMADQRVTVFAGVPTMYGALLGEDDAPELPDLRVCVSGGAALPVEVLHRFEERFGAPVLEGYGLSETSPVASFNRVDARRPGTIGQPVSGVEMRIVDAESGEPVEAGEAGEIAVRGHNVMKGYWQRPDATAEVLSDDGWFRTGDIGRVDEDGFFAVVDRKKEVVIRGGFNVYPRELEEVLYEHPDVAEAAVIGLPDDRLGEEVGAAVALRPGATITETELRDHVKAQVAAYKYPRHVWFVDALPKGPTGKIQKREIVPPAAVTGTEQTR from the coding sequence ATGAACGTCACCGACCTGCTTGTCCGATCCGCCGCCGACCACCCCGACCGGCCCGCGCTCCGCGCCGGCGACCGCGTCCTGACCTATCGCGAGCTCGACGAGGCCAGCGCGCGGATGGCCGATCTGGTCCAGGTGTACGGCGTCACGCCGGGCGCGCGGGTCGGCGTGATGCTGCCCAACGTGCCGGAGTTCGCGGTCGTCTACTACGGCGTGCTGCGCGCCGGCGGGGTCGTCGTACCCCTCAACCCGCTGCTCAAGGCGCGCGAGGTCGCCTTCCACCTCACCGACGCGGGCGCGGGGCTGCTCGTCGCCGCCGAGGCGGCGGCGCCCGAGGCGAAGGCGGGCGCGGAGGAGGCGCTGGACGCCCCCGTCATCGTGGTCGACGACGACTTCCTGCCCGAGCTGTCCGAGCGTGAGCCCGCCACCGACGTCGTCGACCGGGACCCGCAGGACACCGCGGTGCTCCTCTACACCTCCGGCACGACCGGGAAGCCCAAGGGCGCCGAGCTCACCCACGACAACCTGGTGCGCAACGTCGAGGTCAGCCAGTCCGACCTGCTGCAGCTGACGCCGGACGACGTCGTCTTCGGCGGCCTGCCGCTCTTCCACGCCTTCGGGCAGACGGTCACCCTCAACACGACGATCGCCCAAGGGGCCGTCCTCGTGCTGCTCGCGCGGTTCGCTCCCGCCGCCGCCCTGGACCTGATGGCCGACCAGCGGGTCACCGTCTTCGCCGGGGTCCCGACGATGTACGGCGCCCTCCTCGGCGAGGACGACGCCCCCGAGCTGCCCGACCTGCGGGTGTGCGTCTCGGGCGGCGCCGCGCTGCCGGTGGAGGTCCTGCATCGCTTCGAGGAGCGCTTCGGCGCCCCGGTGCTGGAGGGCTACGGCCTCTCGGAGACCTCGCCGGTCGCCTCGTTCAACCGGGTGGACGCCCGACGGCCCGGCACCATCGGCCAGCCGGTGAGCGGGGTGGAGATGCGGATCGTCGACGCCGAGTCCGGAGAGCCCGTCGAGGCGGGAGAGGCAGGCGAGATCGCCGTACGCGGGCACAACGTGATGAAGGGCTACTGGCAGCGGCCGGACGCGACCGCGGAGGTGCTCTCGGACGACGGCTGGTTCCGCACCGGCGACATCGGCCGGGTCGACGAGGACGGGTTCTTCGCCGTGGTCGACCGGAAGAAGGAGGTGGTCATCCGCGGCGGCTTCAACGTCTATCCCCGCGAGCTCGAGGAGGTCCTCTACGAGCACCCGGACGTGGCGGAGGCGGCGGTGATCGGTCTCCCCGACGACCGGCTGGGCGAGGAGGTGGGCGCCGCGGTCGCGCTGCGCCCGGGCGCCACGATCACCGAAACCGAGCTGCGCGACCATGTCAAGGCCCAGGTGGCGGCGTACAAGTATCCCCGCCACGTGTGGTTCGTCGACGCCCTGCCCAAGGGCCCGACCGGCAAGATCCAGAAGCGCGAGATCGTCCCGCCCGCCGCGGTGACGGGAACGGAGCAGACCCGATGA
- a CDS encoding PucR family transcriptional regulator: MDTPEHDPAVVDLSRGLLPEIPELGEELAERIREEVPFYVEDDRVPMPELVRSCQLNLDYILGTLAGVPEPVTEPPRATGAARATQGVPYAAVLHAFRIGGRFVWELMVERADEAVRDRLLPAAADIWTVSDQLAAQVTDGYRQAFADLARRDEQRRSALLGTLLDDVPADDLLGEAASLLGLPAQGAFVVAVAQGVAPGRAPLPDVEERLARRDVVSVWRLEADHQEGLVSLRPGYGVDRLVEELRSLTESRVGLSPVFERLDAAQTARREARVACVAATPGGHDVVRHDEHPTAMLLAAAPEASYSFATTVLGDLLDLGTEDRDPLVQTARTWLAEGGSTSAAAEVLHVHRNTVRYRLRRIEQLTGRDLGHPVDATELHLALEAARISDLG, translated from the coding sequence ATGGACACCCCGGAGCACGACCCCGCTGTCGTCGATCTCAGCCGCGGGCTGCTGCCGGAGATCCCCGAGCTGGGCGAGGAGCTGGCCGAGCGGATCCGCGAGGAGGTGCCGTTCTACGTCGAGGACGACCGGGTGCCGATGCCCGAGCTGGTGCGGTCCTGCCAGCTGAACCTGGACTACATCCTCGGCACCCTGGCCGGCGTGCCCGAGCCGGTCACCGAGCCGCCGCGGGCGACCGGCGCGGCCCGGGCGACCCAGGGGGTGCCGTATGCGGCGGTGCTGCACGCGTTCCGGATCGGGGGCCGCTTCGTCTGGGAGCTGATGGTGGAGCGGGCCGACGAGGCCGTCCGCGACCGGCTGCTGCCGGCGGCCGCGGACATCTGGACGGTCAGCGACCAGCTCGCGGCACAGGTCACCGACGGCTACCGCCAGGCCTTCGCCGACCTGGCCCGGCGCGACGAGCAACGGCGGTCCGCACTGCTCGGGACGCTGCTGGACGACGTGCCCGCCGACGACCTCCTGGGCGAGGCCGCCTCGCTCCTCGGGCTGCCCGCGCAGGGGGCGTTCGTCGTGGCGGTCGCGCAGGGGGTCGCACCCGGGCGAGCGCCCCTGCCCGACGTCGAGGAGCGGCTGGCCCGGCGCGACGTGGTGTCGGTGTGGCGGCTGGAGGCGGACCACCAGGAGGGTCTGGTCTCGCTGCGGCCGGGGTACGGCGTGGACCGGCTGGTCGAGGAGCTCCGCTCGCTCACTGAGAGCCGGGTCGGGCTGAGCCCGGTGTTCGAGCGGCTGGACGCGGCGCAGACGGCGCGGCGCGAGGCGCGGGTGGCGTGCGTGGCCGCCACCCCGGGTGGACACGACGTGGTCCGGCACGACGAGCACCCGACCGCGATGCTGCTTGCCGCGGCACCCGAGGCGTCGTACTCCTTCGCCACGACGGTGCTCGGCGACCTGCTCGACCTCGGCACGGAGGACCGCGACCCGCTGGTCCAGACCGCGCGCACCTGGCTCGCCGAGGGCGGCTCCACCTCCGCGGCCGCCGAGGTGCTGCACGTGCACCGCAACACGGTGCGCTACCGGCTGCGCCGGATCGAGCAGCTGACCGGCCGCGACCTGGGGCACCCCGTGGACGCGACCGAGCTGCACCTGGCGCTGGAGGCGGCCCGGATCAGCGACCTGGGCTGA
- a CDS encoding helix-turn-helix domain-containing protein: MARDGVAVDAAVAAAVAAHVAPGPKQNVSRICRELGISRKMFYDYVKRFRARGVEGFYPDSRRPRRSPTRLPAALEDVLIAIRKHEAEAGWDYGADAVLMRLEEQIEAGTSSWPADRPLPARSTVNRVFDQRGQLVKVPQRKPRRGSRRFERSEVNALWQFDGFEYQLATGETVTVLQLTDDCSRTDLALQAAVSENGSDIWATFCLAVERYGLPVQLLSDNGSAFSGKRRGWISVFERNLTDLGVHAITSRVSHPQTCGKNERAHQRVQKWLKRRPLVSSIAEFQALLDEYRDGYNNRRNKVLAKLTPHQRFDLGPFATVPDLPPATTILTRQLVSATGSVGLDGRLIGLGRKHAGKPVTVFRTGAFVAIFTGDELLRSLTLDYNRRYQPQDR; encoded by the coding sequence ATGGCCAGAGATGGGGTTGCCGTGGATGCTGCGGTGGCGGCAGCGGTTGCTGCTCACGTCGCGCCGGGTCCGAAGCAGAACGTGTCGAGGATCTGTCGCGAGCTGGGGATCAGCCGCAAGATGTTCTACGACTATGTGAAGCGGTTCAGGGCCCGTGGCGTGGAGGGGTTCTACCCCGACTCGCGTCGCCCGCGGCGCTCACCGACAAGACTCCCCGCCGCGCTTGAGGATGTGTTGATCGCGATCCGTAAGCACGAGGCCGAGGCGGGGTGGGACTACGGCGCGGACGCGGTGTTGATGCGGTTGGAGGAACAGATCGAGGCCGGGACCTCCTCTTGGCCCGCCGACCGTCCGTTGCCGGCTCGGTCCACGGTCAATCGGGTCTTCGACCAGCGGGGCCAGTTGGTCAAGGTTCCTCAACGCAAGCCACGTCGTGGCTCCCGGCGCTTCGAGCGCAGCGAGGTCAACGCGCTGTGGCAGTTCGACGGGTTTGAGTACCAGCTTGCCACCGGCGAGACGGTCACGGTGCTGCAGTTGACCGACGACTGCTCGCGCACGGACTTGGCCCTGCAGGCAGCGGTGTCGGAGAACGGCAGCGACATCTGGGCGACCTTCTGCCTGGCGGTGGAACGCTACGGGTTGCCCGTCCAGCTGCTCAGCGACAACGGGTCGGCGTTCTCGGGCAAACGACGCGGGTGGATCAGTGTCTTCGAGCGCAACCTGACCGACCTCGGGGTGCACGCGATCACCTCCCGGGTCTCTCACCCCCAAACCTGCGGCAAGAACGAGCGAGCCCACCAGCGGGTCCAAAAGTGGCTCAAACGGCGTCCCTTAGTCAGCAGCATCGCCGAATTCCAAGCACTACTCGACGAGTACCGCGATGGCTACAACAACCGCCGCAACAAGGTGCTCGCCAAGCTCACCCCACACCAACGCTTCGACCTCGGCCCATTCGCCACCGTCCCCGACCTACCCCCGGCGACCACCATCCTGACCCGACAGCTGGTCAGCGCCACCGGCTCCGTCGGCCTCGACGGACGCCTCATCGGCCTCGGAAGAAAACACGCCGGAAAGCCAGTCACCGTCTTCCGCACCGGCGCCTTCGTTGCCATCTTCACCGGCGACGAGCTCCTCCGCAGCCTCACCCTCGACTACAACCGCCGCTACCAACCCCAAGACCGCTAG
- a CDS encoding chloride channel protein: MPESSRPRTAVLAILLGAAVGAAAGVYLGAVRVVEALVWDHGAPRLPGPVWLATIVTCVVGGVLVGLLQLRHGADTPHDLDDALLDIDEVFAGEEERTPPQKLTWLARAALLGVVSLGFGASLGPEAPLLVLATGLGRRVARLLRLAEDEASYISAAGALSGLFGGPLGSVVLPVEGSRDRARAASLLPYGVLASVAGLVAMLAVLPDGAGLRYDLPAGDIGAGRALLGALGWAAVAAVPATLAGLALMALTGPLRRSAERVVASPVLRGALGGLVLGACGAVAPLVLFSGEHEAQELITDAAGWTVGGLIAVAALKLVATLACLATGWFGGQFFPAVFTGIALGLIVVALAPSVPVAPVVAASAAATATAMLRRPLAVMLVLLVFFPLPALLAMTVGTAVATAAVHLLGDRAPQPSPLVH, encoded by the coding sequence ATGCCCGAGAGCTCCCGGCCGCGCACCGCCGTGCTGGCGATCCTGCTGGGGGCCGCGGTGGGCGCGGCGGCCGGTGTCTACCTGGGCGCCGTACGCGTGGTCGAGGCGCTGGTGTGGGACCACGGCGCGCCGCGGCTGCCCGGGCCGGTCTGGCTGGCCACGATCGTCACCTGCGTGGTCGGCGGCGTGCTCGTGGGCCTGCTGCAACTGCGGCACGGCGCCGACACCCCGCACGACCTGGACGACGCCCTCCTCGACATCGACGAGGTGTTCGCAGGGGAGGAGGAGCGGACCCCGCCGCAGAAGCTCACCTGGCTCGCCCGCGCCGCCCTGCTGGGCGTCGTCTCGCTCGGCTTCGGAGCCTCGCTCGGCCCCGAGGCGCCGCTCCTCGTCCTGGCCACCGGCCTCGGCCGGAGGGTGGCGCGACTGCTGCGCCTGGCCGAGGACGAGGCCTCCTACATCTCCGCGGCGGGCGCGCTCTCCGGCCTGTTCGGCGGACCGCTCGGCTCGGTGGTGCTCCCTGTGGAGGGGAGCCGCGACCGTGCGCGCGCCGCGTCCCTGCTGCCGTACGGCGTGCTCGCGTCGGTCGCCGGCCTGGTCGCGATGCTGGCCGTGCTGCCGGACGGTGCCGGGCTGCGCTACGACCTGCCCGCCGGCGACATCGGCGCCGGCCGTGCCCTGCTCGGTGCCCTGGGGTGGGCCGCGGTGGCGGCCGTCCCCGCCACCCTCGCGGGCCTGGCGCTGATGGCGCTCACCGGACCGCTGCGCCGCAGCGCCGAGCGGGTCGTCGCCTCGCCGGTGCTGCGGGGCGCGCTCGGCGGGCTGGTCCTCGGGGCGTGCGGCGCGGTGGCGCCGCTCGTGCTCTTCTCCGGTGAGCACGAGGCCCAGGAGCTGATCACCGACGCCGCCGGCTGGACGGTGGGCGGCCTGATCGCGGTGGCGGCGCTCAAGCTCGTGGCGACCCTGGCATGCCTGGCGACCGGCTGGTTCGGCGGCCAGTTCTTCCCCGCGGTGTTCACCGGCATCGCCCTCGGGCTGATCGTGGTGGCGCTGGCCCCGAGCGTCCCGGTCGCCCCCGTGGTGGCCGCCAGCGCCGCGGCCACCGCGACGGCGATGCTGCGCCGTCCGCTCGCCGTGATGCTGGTGCTCCTGGTGTTCTTCCCGCTGCCCGCGCTGCTGGCGATGACGGTCGGTACGGCGGTCGCCACCGCCGCGGTCCACCTGCTCGGCGACCGCGCCCCGCAGCCCTCGCCGCTGGTGCACTGA
- a CDS encoding dihydrolipoyl dehydrogenase family protein → MAAPETVDVIVLGAGPAGENAAQYAVEGTDLTALLVEGELLGGECSYYACMPSKALLRPIEVAATAAHLPGVSTPELERDALLARRDDWVSHYDDSGQASWAADAGLEVVRGHGRLSGDREVTVETAGGPRVVRARHAVVLATGSEPVIPEQYSAALPWGSRDATGVVEVPDRLVIVGGGVVACEAAVWMAALGSQVTLLVRDDRLLARVEPFAADLVRRGLEAQGVDVRLGVEIASCERASPSDTGLGRVHGGPVTVGTSDGDMVADEILVAVGRRPRLGDIGLDAVGLTVDDVRAGDVPDWLWLVGDASGEAPLTHWGKYRARVLGPQIAARAAGRPEPQPPEDVPVPQVVFTDPQVGAVGLTEEEARSAYDDVVVAEVPWTGAAGAALLRDDALGGAKLVVDRGSGRVVGATFVGPEAGEQVHAATIAITGRVPVWLLRHAVPSYPTASELWLRLLEALPAELRTP, encoded by the coding sequence GTGGCGGCGCCGGAGACCGTCGACGTCATCGTGCTGGGGGCCGGCCCCGCGGGGGAGAACGCGGCACAGTATGCCGTCGAGGGCACCGACCTCACCGCCCTCCTCGTCGAGGGCGAGCTCCTGGGCGGGGAGTGCTCCTACTACGCCTGCATGCCGAGCAAGGCGCTGTTGAGGCCGATCGAGGTCGCCGCCACGGCGGCCCACCTGCCCGGGGTGAGCACGCCCGAGCTCGAGCGGGACGCGCTGCTGGCCCGGCGCGACGACTGGGTCTCCCACTACGACGACTCCGGCCAGGCCTCGTGGGCCGCGGACGCCGGGCTCGAGGTCGTCCGCGGTCACGGCCGGTTGAGCGGTGATCGCGAGGTCACCGTGGAGACCGCGGGCGGCCCGCGGGTGGTCCGGGCGCGGCATGCGGTGGTGCTCGCCACCGGCAGCGAGCCGGTCATCCCCGAGCAATACTCCGCCGCCCTGCCCTGGGGCTCCCGCGACGCCACCGGCGTGGTCGAGGTGCCCGATCGGCTGGTGATCGTCGGCGGCGGGGTCGTCGCCTGCGAGGCGGCGGTCTGGATGGCGGCGCTGGGGTCGCAGGTGACCCTGCTGGTGCGCGACGACCGGCTGCTCGCCCGGGTCGAGCCGTTCGCCGCCGACCTGGTGCGCCGGGGGCTCGAGGCGCAGGGCGTGGACGTCCGGCTGGGCGTGGAGATCGCCTCCTGCGAGCGCGCGTCGCCCTCGGACACCGGTCTGGGGCGCGTGCACGGCGGACCGGTCACCGTCGGCACCTCCGACGGGGACATGGTCGCCGACGAGATCCTGGTGGCGGTGGGCCGCCGGCCGCGGCTCGGGGACATCGGCCTCGACGCGGTCGGCCTGACCGTCGACGACGTCCGCGCGGGCGACGTACCCGACTGGCTGTGGCTGGTCGGCGACGCGAGCGGCGAGGCGCCCTTGACCCACTGGGGCAAGTACCGCGCCCGCGTCCTCGGCCCGCAGATCGCCGCCCGGGCGGCCGGCCGCCCCGAGCCTCAGCCGCCGGAGGACGTGCCGGTGCCGCAGGTGGTCTTCACCGACCCCCAGGTGGGCGCGGTCGGGCTGACCGAGGAGGAGGCGCGCTCGGCGTACGACGACGTCGTGGTCGCCGAGGTGCCCTGGACCGGCGCGGCGGGCGCCGCCCTGCTGCGCGACGACGCGCTCGGCGGGGCCAAGCTCGTGGTGGACCGCGGGAGCGGCCGGGTGGTCGGCGCGACCTTCGTCGGCCCCGAGGCGGGGGAGCAGGTCCATGCGGCCACGATCGCGATCACCGGCCGGGTGCCGGTGTGGCTGCTGAGGCACGCCGTACCCAGCTATCCCACCGCCTCCGAGCTGTGGCTGCGGCTGCTGGAGGCCCTGCCCGCCGAGCTCCGCACGCCCTGA